CCACCTCGTTCGAAGACCTCGGCGAGCTGAAGCAGCTGCCGGGCCTGGCCGTGCAGCGCCTGATGGCCGAGGGCTACGGGTTCGGCGCCGAGGGCGACTGGAAGACGGCGATCCTCGTGCGCGTGGCGAACGTGATGGGTGCGGGCCTCCCCGGGGGCGCCAGCCTCATGGAGGACTACACCTACGACATGACCCCCGGCGACGAGCTGATCCTCGGCGCGCACATGCTCGAGGTCTCGCCGTCGCTGACCACGAAGAAGCCGACCCTCGAGATCCACCCGCTCGGCATCGGCGGCAAGGACGACCCGGTGCGCCTGGTCTTCACCGCCGACCCGGGGCCGGCCGTCGTCGTCGCGCTGAGCGACATGCGCGACCGGTTCCGTCTCACGGCGAACGTCGTCGAGAACGTCGAGCCACGGGCGGCGCTGCCGAAGCTGCCGGTGGGACGTGCGGTGTGGAAGCCCGCGCCGGACTTCAACACCAGCGCAGCCGCGTGGCTGACCGCCGGCGCCGCGCACCACACGGTCATGTCGACCGCGGTGGGCATCGACGCATTCCGCGACTTCGCCGAGATGGCCGAAGTCGAGCTGCTCGTCATCGACGAGTCGACGACCCTGCCCGAGTTCCAGAAGCAGGTCCGCTGGAACGCGGCGTACCACCGCCTGGCTCAGGGGCTGTGATGCTGCCGGCATCCGGCCGTCAGCTCTCGATCGCCGGGCACGGCTATGCGGCGGTGATCGCCAGCGTCGGGGCCTCGCTGCGCACGCTCACGCACGAGGGGCGCGACCTCGTCGTGCCGTTCGACGCCGACGAGGTGCGGCCGAACTACCGTGGCGCCACGCTGGCGCCGTGGCCGAACCGCGTCGTCGACGGCCGCTACGCGTTCGCCGGCGCTCAGCACCGGCTCGCGCTCACCGAGCCGTCGCGGGGGCACGCCTTGCACGGACTCACGGCCTGGCTGGAGTTCGCCGATCAGGTCGTCGAGCCCGACCGGGTCGTGCTCACGGCGGTGATCGAGCCGCAGGCGGGATACCCGTTCCGCGTCGAGGTCGAGGTGGAGTACCGCCTCGGCGCCGACGGTCTGACGCAGGTCGTGACCGGGCGCAACCTCGGGACCGACGCTGCGCCGTGGGGTACAGGCCCCCATCCGTATCTGGTCGCTTCCCCGGCCCTGCCGGGAGCCGTGGACGCGTGGATGCTGTCGCTGCCGGCATCCGAGGTGCTGACGGTGACCGACGATCGGCTGAGCCCTGTCGCGGTCGAGCCGGTCGACCGGCATCCGGAGTGGGACTTCCGCACGGCCCGCATGATCGGCGAGACCTTCATCGACCACGCCTTCACCGCGCTCGAGCGGATCGGCGGCATCGCCGAGGTGCAGGTGACTGCCGCAGACGGCACCGGCACGGCCATCAGCTGGGGCGAGGTGTGCCCGTGGGTGCAGATCCACACCGCCGACACCCCCGAGGCGCACGCGACGCACCGGGTCGGGCTGGCGGTCGAGCCGATGACCTGCGCGCCGGACGCCTTCAACTCCGGCGCCGGCCTTGTGATTCTCGAGTCAGGTGCCTCACACGCGGCCTCCTGGACGATCCGCGCCCTCTGATCTGCAGCTCGCGCGTCGAGAAACCACATCCGGCTTGAGACATCGCGTGTGAACGCGCTTCTCATGCCGGAAGTGGTTCTCGGGCATCGGCCGGATCGGCCGCGGCGGCTAGGGCAGTCGAGCGGCGTACTGGGAGCGGATGCTCGAGACCGGCGCGCCCGTGGCCGCGGGCGCGTCGGCGTCGGCGGCCCACGCCGGACGCGAGCCGGTCAGGGCCCACGCGGCCTGCGCGCACGCGCCGAGGGCGACGTACTCCTGGGGCTGAGGCACGACGACAGGCACGTCGAAGACCTCGGAGGCGATCCGCTGCACCGCGGGATTCTGCGCTGCACCGCCGGTCAGCAGAACGCGGCCAACCTCGACGCCCTGCCGGCGGATCGCGTCGAGCCCTTCCGCCAGACCGCACAGCACGCCCTCGATCGCCGCACGCGCGAGGTTCTCGCGAGTCGTGCTGGCCAGCGTCATGCCGAAGAGAGTGGCAGTGGCATCCGGACGGTTGGGGGTGCGCTCACCCTCGAACCACGGCTGCAGCACCAATCCGCCCGCACCCGGCTCGGCGGCGAGAGCCAGGTCGCTGAGGGCGTGGTGGTCGACTCCGAGCAGGGCCGCCGTGGCGTCCATCACCCGCGCCGCGTTCAGCGTCGCGATCAGCGGCAGCCACCCGCCCGCGGCGTCGGCGAACCCGGCCACCGTGCCCGACGCATCACGCACCGGGGCGTCGGTCACGGCGAAGACCGTGCCCGACGTGCCGATCGAGACGACCGCATCGCCCTGCCGTGCACCGAGCCCGAGGGCCGCCCCCGCGTTGTCGCCGGCTCCGGGCGCGACGCGGCGTCCGTCGGGGTCGGAGACGTGCTCGTGCGGGTGCAGCACGCGGGGGAGCACCACCCGCGCAGCATCGCGGCGCAGCGCGTGCGACAGGATGTCGCGGTCGTAGCCGTCCGCTCCCCAATACCCCGTCCCGCTGGCGTCGGAGCGGTCGGTGATCAGCTCGTCGAGCCGAGCGTCCTGCCCCTCCGACACCGGGCCGAAGCCCCGCAGCCGCCAGGTCAGCCAGTCGTGTGGCAGAGCGACGGCAGCGATGCGCGCCGCGTCGCTCGGCTCGTGGTCGGCCATCCAGCGCAGCTTCGTCACGGTGAACGACGCCACGGGCACGACTCCCGTGCGCTCGGCGAGATGGTCGGCGCCGAGCTCGGCGGTCAGGCATGCGGCGGCTCCTGCCGATCTCGTGTCGTTCCACAGCAGCGCGGGGCGGATGACTTCGCCACGCGAGTCGAGGGCGACGAGGCCATGCTGCTGACCGGCGATCGACCACGCGGCGACGTCGTCCATCCCGCCCGCGTCGGCGATCGCCCGCTGCAGGGCATCCCACCACGCCTCGGG
The window above is part of the Microbacterium sp. nov. GSS16 genome. Proteins encoded here:
- a CDS encoding aldose 1-epimerase family protein, with the translated sequence MLPASGRQLSIAGHGYAAVIASVGASLRTLTHEGRDLVVPFDADEVRPNYRGATLAPWPNRVVDGRYAFAGAQHRLALTEPSRGHALHGLTAWLEFADQVVEPDRVVLTAVIEPQAGYPFRVEVEVEYRLGADGLTQVVTGRNLGTDAAPWGTGPHPYLVASPALPGAVDAWMLSLPASEVLTVTDDRLSPVAVEPVDRHPEWDFRTARMIGETFIDHAFTALERIGGIAEVQVTAADGTGTAISWGEVCPWVQIHTADTPEAHATHRVGLAVEPMTCAPDAFNSGAGLVILESGASHAASWTIRAL
- the xylB gene encoding xylulokinase produces the protein MALVMGVDSSTQSCKVVVRDAATGAVVRTGRAPHPEGTEVDPEAWWDALQRAIADAGGMDDVAAWSIAGQQHGLVALDSRGEVIRPALLWNDTRSAGAAACLTAELGADHLAERTGVVPVASFTVTKLRWMADHEPSDAARIAAVALPHDWLTWRLRGFGPVSEGQDARLDELITDRSDASGTGYWGADGYDRDILSHALRRDAARVVLPRVLHPHEHVSDPDGRRVAPGAGDNAGAALGLGARQGDAVVSIGTSGTVFAVTDAPVRDASGTVAGFADAAGGWLPLIATLNAARVMDATAALLGVDHHALSDLALAAEPGAGGLVLQPWFEGERTPNRPDATATLFGMTLASTTRENLARAAIEGVLCGLAEGLDAIRRQGVEVGRVLLTGGAAQNPAVQRIASEVFDVPVVVPQPQEYVALGACAQAAWALTGSRPAWAADADAPAATGAPVSSIRSQYAARLP